GATTTTAAATCCTCTGGCGCAGGCCACCATCTTCGCCATTGTCTTGTCTGAAGTACTGGTGACCAAGATACCAAATATTGAAAACAAGTCGGCCTATGCGATTTACCTGATGGCAGGTATGTCGGCCTGGGGTTTGTTCTCTGAAATCATGACGCGCTGTACCACGGTGTTTATTGATTATTCCAACACCCTGAAAAAAATCTCTTTCCCCAGGCTGTGCCTGCCGGTGATCGTTGGCGGCAGCGCCCTCATCAATCACTTGTTATTGCTGGCAGCGATAGCCGTCGTGTTTTTGTTCTTTGGCCATATGCCGACAGCAGCATGGCTGGTACTGCCACTGGGCATGCTGCTGATTATCCTGTTTGCCTTTGGTCTGGGCATCATACTCGGGCTGTTGAATGTATTTTCACGTGACGTTGGTCAGGTCATGGGCATCGTGCTGCAACTGTGGTTCTGGTTCACGCCTGTGGTCTATCTGATGGACAATATGCCCAAGCGCTTTATCGCGGTATTGAATCTCAACCCGATGACACCGCTGGTCAAGATCTACCAGAATGCGCTGTTGTACGGCGCAGTACCAAACATGGCAGATTTGCTGGTTCCCGTGCTGATTTCAGCGGGCATGTTTATATTTTCATTCTGGATTTTCCGCCGTGCCAGCGCAGATCTGGTGGATGCATTATGAGTCAAATTGTATTGAGTGTCTCTGGCGTTGGAAAATGCTATTCAAAATTCAACGGCCTGCTGTCACGCCTGATGTACTGGGCTGGCCTGCCGGTGAAACCGGCGTACGAATACTGGGCCAACCGCGATATCAGTTTCAATGTGCCTGCGGGCCAGGCGGTAGCCATCATAGGCCAGAATGGTGCCGGTAAAAGTACGCTCCTGAAAATGATTACCGGTACAGTGCGACCAACGACCGGCAGCATCGCT
This is a stretch of genomic DNA from Undibacterium sp. KW1. It encodes these proteins:
- a CDS encoding ABC transporter permease: MKAVLISLWHYRHFILSSIRAEFAGRFARSKLGALWMILNPLAQATIFAIVLSEVLVTKIPNIENKSAYAIYLMAGMSAWGLFSEIMTRCTTVFIDYSNTLKKISFPRLCLPVIVGGSALINHLLLLAAIAVVFLFFGHMPTAAWLVLPLGMLLIILFAFGLGIILGLLNVFSRDVGQVMGIVLQLWFWFTPVVYLMDNMPKRFIAVLNLNPMTPLVKIYQNALLYGAVPNMADLLVPVLISAGMFIFSFWIFRRASADLVDAL